Proteins co-encoded in one Sulfuricystis thermophila genomic window:
- a CDS encoding putative bifunctional diguanylate cyclase/phosphodiesterase, whose translation MDSLFKPASDRIVRRWAWLGAVVWTLLVGVSLGWNIYRSRSEAMAMAYAEARAVRDKDMAFRRWGLKHSGVYVPVTEKEQPSPSLAHLPDRDLVTTDGRSLTLRAPATMVREMMDDYVRETGGARGRIVGLRTLNPANQPDEWEKRQLEAFELGEIDEVWEVADLDGQPHLRYLKAWFMGEGCVRCHGILGYKVGDLRGATGVNLPLAPYLAHADGVIRGLALSHGVFWFLGLAGIGWAGREVGQRAREREATLARIEHLARHDALTGLENRYSLLIRLDQAMATARRNESKLAVMLIDMDRFKNINDTLGHQVGDQMLVEVARRLKAEVRESDIVARLGGDEFVVVLTAIAASGDALAAGNKLLAVLAEPYRVDGQSLHSTPSIGVSLFPDNARNARELLSTADTAMYRAKAEGRNQLAFFTPELAEAAHHRLEIERELRHALASNGLAVVFQPQVEARSGRVHAFEALVRWPHPQRGWISPEDFIPVAEETGLIEAVGEWVLEQACAQVAAWRAAGFAGIRVAVNLSARQLAATTLVERVWAIMERHAIAPGEIEIEVTESVVMADAEKAIQRLQGLRALGLKIAIDDFGTGYSSLAYLKRLPLDVLKIDRAFVADIEHDGNDAAICAATIALAKSLGLAVVAEGVETEGQRAYLVGLGCDYLQGYLFARPGPAGTFTAMLRQVT comes from the coding sequence ATGGATTCTCTTTTCAAACCAGCATCCGATCGGATCGTTCGTCGCTGGGCCTGGCTGGGGGCCGTGGTGTGGACCTTGCTGGTCGGCGTCTCGCTGGGCTGGAACATCTACCGCAGCCGGAGCGAGGCCATGGCGATGGCCTATGCCGAGGCGCGTGCCGTGCGCGACAAGGACATGGCCTTCCGGCGCTGGGGGCTCAAGCATTCGGGCGTCTATGTGCCCGTGACGGAAAAAGAACAGCCTTCGCCCTCTCTTGCTCATCTGCCCGATCGCGACCTCGTCACCACCGATGGCCGCAGCCTCACCCTGCGGGCGCCGGCGACGATGGTGCGCGAAATGATGGATGACTATGTGCGAGAAACGGGCGGGGCGCGCGGACGCATCGTCGGCCTGCGCACGCTCAATCCGGCCAATCAGCCGGATGAGTGGGAAAAGCGCCAGCTCGAAGCGTTCGAACTCGGTGAGATCGACGAAGTCTGGGAGGTCGCCGATCTCGACGGCCAACCGCACTTGCGCTATCTGAAGGCGTGGTTCATGGGAGAAGGATGCGTGCGCTGTCATGGCATCCTCGGTTACAAGGTCGGTGATTTGCGCGGTGCGACGGGCGTGAACCTGCCTTTGGCGCCCTATCTTGCACACGCCGACGGCGTGATCCGTGGTTTGGCGCTATCGCATGGGGTGTTCTGGTTCCTGGGGCTGGCGGGCATCGGCTGGGCAGGTCGCGAGGTCGGTCAGCGGGCGCGCGAGCGTGAAGCGACGCTCGCACGCATCGAACATCTGGCGCGCCACGATGCGCTCACCGGGCTCGAAAACCGCTACAGCCTGTTGATCCGTCTCGACCAGGCTATGGCGACGGCGCGTCGCAACGAATCGAAGCTTGCCGTGATGCTGATCGACATGGATCGTTTCAAGAACATCAACGATACGCTCGGTCATCAGGTCGGCGATCAAATGCTCGTCGAAGTGGCGCGTCGCCTCAAAGCAGAGGTCCGCGAATCCGACATCGTCGCGCGCCTCGGAGGTGACGAGTTCGTCGTCGTGCTGACGGCGATCGCCGCTTCCGGCGACGCGCTCGCTGCCGGCAACAAGCTGCTCGCCGTCCTCGCCGAGCCCTATCGCGTCGATGGGCAATCGCTCCATTCGACACCGAGCATCGGGGTCAGCCTGTTCCCCGACAATGCACGAAATGCCCGTGAGCTACTCAGCACCGCCGATACGGCGATGTATCGCGCCAAGGCGGAGGGGCGCAATCAGCTGGCCTTTTTCACTCCCGAGCTCGCAGAGGCCGCGCATCATCGGCTCGAGATCGAACGCGAACTGCGCCACGCCTTGGCCAGCAATGGGCTGGCCGTGGTTTTCCAGCCCCAGGTCGAGGCCCGCAGCGGACGAGTTCATGCCTTCGAGGCCCTGGTGCGTTGGCCACATCCCCAGCGCGGCTGGATTTCGCCCGAGGACTTCATCCCGGTGGCCGAGGAAACGGGACTGATCGAAGCCGTGGGTGAATGGGTGTTGGAGCAGGCCTGCGCGCAGGTCGCGGCCTGGCGTGCGGCAGGGTTCGCAGGGATACGCGTCGCGGTCAATCTTTCGGCCCGGCAGCTGGCGGCTACGACGCTGGTCGAACGGGTGTGGGCGATCATGGAGCGCCATGCCATCGCCCCGGGTGAGATCGAAATCGAAGTCACCGAATCGGTCGTGATGGCCGATGCCGAGAAAGCAATCCAGCGATTGCAGGGGCTGCGTGCCCTTGGCCTGAAGATCGCCATCGACGACTTCGGCACCGGCTATTCCTCATTGGCGTATTTGAAGCGGCTGCCGCTCGACGTGTTGAAGATCGACCGCGCCTTCGTTGCCGACATCGAGCATGACGGCAACGATGCGGCGATCTGTGCGGCCACCATCGCCCTCGCCAAGAGTCTGGGATTGGCCGTGGTTGCCGAAGGCGTCGAAACGGAAGGGCAGCGCGCCTATCTGGTCGGCCTTGGCTGCGATTATCTGCAGGGCTACCTGTTTGCCCGTCCCGGCCCGGCCGGAACCTTTACTGCGATGTTGCGGCAAGTAACGTGA